The following are from one region of the Strigops habroptila isolate Jane chromosome 22, bStrHab1.2.pri, whole genome shotgun sequence genome:
- the LOC115602728 gene encoding claw keratin-like isoform X2: MSCSSLSVPSCGVATPYPLADTTNEPCVRQCQSSTVVIQPPASVVTFPGPILSSFPQHSVVGSAGVPAIAGGYGGSFGGYGGFGGYGGYGGYGGYGGLGGYGGYGGFGGYGGFGGWGYGGWGRGLRSFGGWCGSC; this comes from the exons atgtcctgctccagcctgagTGTCCCTTCCTGTGGGGTGGCCACCCCGTACCCGCTGGCTGACACCACCAACGAGCCCTGTGTGCGTCAGTGCCAGAGCTCCACGGTGGTGATCCAGCCCCCGGCTTCGGTGGTCACCTTTCCCGgacccatcctcagctccttcccacagcacagcgTTGTGGGCTCAGCGGGAGTCCCCGCCATTGCCGGGGGCTACGGCGGCAGTTTTGGAGGCTATGGTGGTTTTGGAGGCTATGGAGGCTACGGGGGCTACGGAG GCTATGGAGGCCttgggggctatgggggctatggaGGCTTTGGTGGCTACGGAGGCTTTGGTGGCTGGGGATATGGTGGCTGGGGTCGAGGCCTCAGGTCCTTCGGTGGCTGGTGTGGCAGCTGCTGA
- the LOC115602505 gene encoding claw keratin-like, with product MSCSSLCAPSCGVATPYPLADTTNEPCVRQCQSSTVVIQPPASVVTFPGPILSSFPQHSVVGSAGVPAIAGGYGGSFGGYGGYGGLGGYGGYGGYGSYGGYGRLGGYGGFGGYGSCGGYGGLGGYGGYGGYGSCGGYGGFGGYGGYGGFGYGGWGRGLVSFGASCGSC from the coding sequence atgtcctgctccagcctgtgtGCCCCTTCATGTGGGGTGGCCACCCCATACCCGCTGGCTGACACCACCAACGAGCCCTGTGTGCGTCAGTGCCAGAGCTCCACGGTGGTGATCCAGCCCCCGGCTTCGGTGGTCACCTTCCCCGgacccatcctcagctccttcccacagcacagcgTAGTGGGCTCAGCGGGAGTCCCCGCCATTGCCGGGGGCTACGGCGGCAGTTTTGGaggctatgggggctatggaGGCCTTGGTGGCTATGGGGGTTATGGAGGCTATGGTAGCTATGGAGGCTATGGACGCCTTGGTGGCTATGGAGGCTTTGGGGGCTATGGTAGCTGTGGAGGCTATGGAGGCCTTGGtggctatgggggctatggaGGCTATGGTAGCTGTGGTGGCTACGGAGGCTTTGGTGGCTACGGAGGCTATGGGGGCTTCGGATATGGAGGCTGGGGCCGAGGCCTTGTGTCCTTCGGTGccagctgtgggagctgctAA
- the LOC115602501 gene encoding scale keratin-like has protein sequence MTFCYQTQCEDSCYSPCNYGTVYTYRSYDCGSPCSYQTYDCRSPCGYRGYGSLCGYRDCYPSYSSRYCYPYSCYTRRYSYGSCYPC, from the coding sequence ATGACTTTCTGCTACCAGACCCAGTGTGAGGATTCCTGCTACTCACCCTGCAACTATGGGACTGTGTACACCTACAGGAGCTACGACTGTGGAAGCCCCTGCAGCTACCAGACCTACGACTGCAGGAGCCCCTGTGGCTACCGGGGCTATGGGAGTCTGTGCGGTTACCGTGACTGCTACCCCTCCTACAGCTCCCGCTACTGCTACCCCTACTCTTGCTACACCCGTAGATACAGCTATGGGAGCTGCTACCCCTGCTAA
- the LOC115602502 gene encoding claw keratin-like, producing MSCSSLSVPSCGVAAPYPLADTTNEPCVRQCQSSSVVIQPPATVVTFPGPILSSFPQHSAVGSAGVPAIAGGYGGSYGGHGGYGGYGGYGGYRGYGGYGGYGGYGAYGSCGGYGGFGGYGYGGWRRGRSYLGGNCGACQPYTGYSHRHGRALENTLAHSDMTLCGRTSLQHCWDPELGSLWSA from the coding sequence atgtcctgctccagcctgagTGTCCCTTCATGTGGGGTGGCCGCCCCGTACCCGCTGGCTGACACCACCAACGAGCCCTGTGTGCGTCAGTGCCAGAGCTCCTCGGTGGTCATCCAGCCCCCAGCCACGGTGGTCACCTTCCCCGgacccatcctcagctccttcccacagcacagtgctgtgggCTCAGCGGGAGTCCCTGCCATTGCTGGGGGCTATGGTGGCAGTTATGGAGGCCATGGTGGTTATGGAGGCTACGGGGGCTACGGGGGCTACAGGGGCTATGGAGGCTATGGCGGCTACGGGGGCTATGGAGCCTATGGTAGCTGTGGAGGCTACGGAGGCTTTGGGGGCTATGGATATGGAGGCTGGCGCCGAGGCCGCTCATACCTTGGTGGCAACTGCGGGGCCTGCCAACCATACACTGGGTACAGCCACAGACATGGGAGAGCTCTAGAAAATACCCTGGCACATTCAGACATGACGCTCTGTGGAAGAACATCCCTTCAGCACTGCTGGGATCCAGAGCTTGGAAGTCTCTGGTCTGCTTGA
- the LOC115602729 gene encoding claw keratin-like isoform X1, with product MSCSSLSVPSCGVATPYPLADTTNEPCVRQCQSSTVVIQPPASVVTFPGPILSSFPQHSVVGSAGVPAIAGGYGGSFGGYGGFGGYGGYGGYGGLGGYWGYGGLGGYGGYGGYGSCGGYGGLGGYGGFGGYRGFGGWGYGGWGRGLRSFGGWCGSC from the coding sequence atgtcctgctccagcctgagTGTCCCTTCCTGTGGGGTGGCTACCCCGTACCCGCTGGCTGACACCACCAACGAGCCCTGTGTGCGTCAGTGCCAGAGCTCCACGGTGGTGATCCAGCCCCCGGCTTCGGTGGTCACCTTCCCCGgacccatcctcagctccttcccgcAGCACAGCGTTGTGGGCTCAGCGGGAGTCCCCGCCATTGCCGGGGGCTACGGCGGCAGTTTTGGAGGCTATGGTGGTTTTGGAGGCTATGGAGGCTACGGGGGCTACGGAGGCCTTGGTGGCTATTGGGGCTATGGAGGCCTTGGTGGCTACGGGGGCTATGGAGGCTACGGTAGCTGTGGAGGCTATGGAGGCCTTGGGGGCTATGGAGGCTTTGGTGGCTACAGAGGCTTTGGTGGCTGGGGATATGGTGGCTGGGGTCGAGGCCTCAGGTCCTTCGGTGGCTGGTGTGGCAGCTGCTGA
- the LOC115602503 gene encoding claw keratin-like has protein sequence MSCSSLSVPSCGVATPYPLADTTNEPCVRQCQSSTVVIQPPASVVTFPGPILSSFPQHSVVGSAGVPAIAGGYGGSFAGYGGYGGLGGYGGYGGLGGYGGYGGYSSCGGYGCLGGYGGYGGFGGCGYGGWGLGLRSFSAWCGSC, from the coding sequence atgtcctgctccagcctgagTGTCCCTTCCTGTGGGGTGGCCACCCCGTACCCGCTGGCTGACACCACCAACGAGCCCTGCGTACGTCAGTGCCAGAGCTCCACGGTGGTGATCCAGCCCCCGGCTTCGGTGGTCACCTTCCCCGgtcccatcctcagctccttcccacagcacagcgTTGTGGGCTCAGCGGGAGTCCCCGCCATTGCCGGGGGCTACGGCGGCAGTTTTGCAGGCTATGGTGGTTATGGAGGCCTTGGTGGCTACGGGGGCTATGGAGGCCTTGGGGGCTATGGAGGGTATGGAGGCTATAGTAGCTGTGGAGGCTATGGATGCCTTGGTGGCTATGGAGGCTACGGAGGCTTTGGAGGCTGCGGATATGGTGGCTGGGGCCTAGGCCTCAGGTCCTTCAGTGCCTGGTGTGGGAGCTGCTAA
- the LOC115602728 gene encoding claw keratin-like isoform X1 translates to MSCSSLSVPSCGVATPYPLADTTNEPCVRQCQSSTVVIQPPASVVTFPGPILSSFPQHSVVGSAGVPAIAGGYGGSFGGYGGFGGYGGYGGYGGLGGYWGYGGLGGYGGYGGYGSCGGYGGLGGYGGYGGFGGYGGFGGWGYGGWGRGLRSFGGWCGSC, encoded by the coding sequence atgtcctgctccagcctgagTGTCCCTTCCTGTGGGGTGGCCACCCCGTACCCGCTGGCTGACACCACCAACGAGCCCTGTGTGCGTCAGTGCCAGAGCTCCACGGTGGTGATCCAGCCCCCGGCTTCGGTGGTCACCTTTCCCGgacccatcctcagctccttcccacagcacagcgTTGTGGGCTCAGCGGGAGTCCCCGCCATTGCCGGGGGCTACGGCGGCAGTTTTGGAGGCTATGGTGGTTTTGGAGGCTATGGAGGCTACGGGGGCTACGGAGGCCTTGGTGGCTATTGGGGCTATGGAGGCCTTGGTGGCTACGGGGGCTATGGAGGCTACGGTAGCTGTGGAGGCTATGGAGGCCttgggggctatgggggctatggaGGCTTTGGTGGCTACGGAGGCTTTGGTGGCTGGGGATATGGTGGCTGGGGTCGAGGCCTCAGGTCCTTCGGTGGCTGGTGTGGCAGCTGCTGA
- the LOC115602504 gene encoding claw keratin-like encodes MSCSSLCAPSCGVATPYPLADTTNEPCVRQCQSSTVVIQPPASVVTFPGPILSSFPQHSVVGSAGVPAIAGGYGGSFGGYGGYGGLGGYGGYGGYGSYGGYGRLGGYGGFGGYGSCGGYGGLV; translated from the exons atgtcctgctccagcctgtgtGCCCCTTCATGTGGGGTGGCCACCCCATACCCGCTGGCTGACACCACCAACGAGCCCTGTGTGCGTCAGTGCCAGAGCTCCACGGTGGTGATCCAGCCCCCGGCTTCGGTGGTCACCTTCCCCGgacccatcctcagctccttcccccagcacagCGTTGTGGGCTCAGCGGGAGTCCCCGCCATTGCCGGGGGCTACGGCGGCAGTTTTGGaggctatgggggctatggaGGCCTTGGTGGCTATGGGGGTTATGGAGGCTATGGTAGCTATGGAGGCTATGGACGCCTTGGTGGCTATGGAGGCTTTGGGGGCTATGGTAGCTGTGGAGGCTATGGAGGCCTTG TTtaa
- the LOC115602729 gene encoding claw keratin-like isoform X2 codes for MSCSSLSVPSCGVATPYPLADTTNEPCVRQCQSSTVVIQPPASVVTFPGPILSSFPQHSVVGSAGVPAIAGGYGGSFGGYGGFGGYGGYGGYGGLGGYWGYGGLGGYGGYGGYGSCFGGWGYGGWGRGLRSFGGWCGSC; via the exons atgtcctgctccagcctgagTGTCCCTTCCTGTGGGGTGGCTACCCCGTACCCGCTGGCTGACACCACCAACGAGCCCTGTGTGCGTCAGTGCCAGAGCTCCACGGTGGTGATCCAGCCCCCGGCTTCGGTGGTCACCTTCCCCGgacccatcctcagctccttcccgcAGCACAGCGTTGTGGGCTCAGCGGGAGTCCCCGCCATTGCCGGGGGCTACGGCGGCAGTTTTGGAGGCTATGGTGGTTTTGGAGGCTATGGAGGCTACGGGGGCTACGGAGGCCTTGGTGGCTATTGGGGCTATGGAGGCCTTGGTGGCTACGGGGGCTATGGAGGCTACGGTAGCT GCTTTGGTGGCTGGGGATATGGTGGCTGGGGTCGAGGCCTCAGGTCCTTCGGTGGCTGGTGTGGCAGCTGCTGA
- the LOC115602726 gene encoding claw keratin-like, with translation MSCSSLCAPSCGVAAPYPLADTTNEPCVRQCQSSSVVIQPPATVVTFPGPILSSFPQHSVVGSAGVPAIAGGYGGSYGGHGGYGGYGGYGGYGGLGGYGSYGGYGGFGGYGGFGGCGYGGWGRGLRSFGAWCGSC, from the coding sequence atgtcctgctccagcctgtgtGCCCCTTCATGTGGGGTGGCTGCCCCGTACCCGCTGGCTGACACCACCAATGAGCCCTGTGTGCGTCAGTGCCAGAGCTCCTCAGTGGTGATCCAGCCTCCAGCCACAGTGGTCACTTTCCCCGgacccatcctcagctccttcccacagcacagcgTTGTGGGCTCAGCGGGAGTCCCTGCCATTGCCGGGGGCTATGGCGGCAGTTATGGAGGCCATGGTGGTTATGGAGGCTAcgggggctatgggggctacGGAGGCCTTGGTGGCTATGGCAGCTATGGAGGCTATGGAGGCTTTGGCGGCTATGGAGGCTTTGGGGGCTGTGGATATGGTGGCTGGGGCAGAGGCCTCAGGTCCTTCGGTGCCTGGTGTGGCAGCTGCTGA
- the LOC115602740 gene encoding claw keratin-like, translated as MSCSSLSVPSCGVAAPCPLADTTNEPCVRQCQSSSVVIQPPATVVTFPGPILSSFPQHSAVGSAGVPAIAGGYGGSYGGHGGYGGYGGYGGYGGLGGYGGYGGYGSCGGYGGFGGYGYGGWRRGRSYFSGNCGTC; from the coding sequence atgtcctgctccagcctgagTGTCCCTTCCTGTGGGGTGGCCGCCCCGTGCCCTCTGGCTGACACCACCAACGAGCCCTGCGTGCGTCAGTGCCAGAGCTCCTCGGTGGTGATCCAGCCCCCGGCCACGGTGGTCACCTTCCCCGgacccatcctcagctccttcccacagcacagtgctgtgggCTCAGCGGGAGTCCCCGCCATTGCCGGGGGCTATGGCGGCAGTTATGGAGGCCATGGTGGTTATGGAGGCTACGGGGGCTACGGGGGCTATGGAGGCCTTGGTGGCTACGGGGGCTATGGAGGCTATGGTAGCTGTGGAGGCTATGGAGGCTTTGGGGGCTATGGATATGGAGGCTGGCGCCGAGGCCGCTCATACTTCAGTGGCAACTGCGGGACCTGCTAA